A window from Fodinibius salicampi encodes these proteins:
- the modB gene encoding molybdate ABC transporter permease subunit: protein MDSFWYPFILSLELATVTTIILLAASIPLCCYIFFYSSGITPLLKSLINLPFVLPPTVLGFYMLIALSESNLAFSFTSLVAGSIIYSLPFMMNPILSGLENLPQNFQDAAFTLGKSKVTTFYKVMIPNIKPSILIGIVMSFAHTIGEFGMVLMIGGNIPGKTRVASIAIYNEVESMNYAAANSYSLILLIFSLLVLLAVHSYQHYRNINFL, encoded by the coding sequence ATGGACTCATTCTGGTATCCATTTATTTTAAGTCTTGAACTTGCCACGGTCACAACGATTATACTTTTAGCGGCAAGTATCCCTCTTTGTTGCTATATCTTTTTTTATAGCTCAGGAATAACTCCGCTTTTGAAATCGCTGATCAATTTGCCTTTTGTCTTACCTCCAACTGTCCTCGGTTTCTATATGCTGATTGCTTTAAGCGAATCAAATTTAGCCTTTAGTTTTACAAGCCTAGTTGCGGGGTCCATCATTTATAGCCTCCCTTTTATGATGAATCCAATACTATCCGGTCTTGAAAACTTACCCCAAAACTTTCAAGATGCTGCTTTTACCCTCGGGAAGTCTAAAGTTACCACGTTTTATAAAGTAATGATTCCAAACATAAAGCCTTCCATCCTGATAGGTATTGTAATGTCATTTGCGCATACCATTGGTGAATTTGGTATGGTTCTTATGATTGGCGGAAATATACCGGGCAAAACAAGAGTGGCTTCTATAGCAATATATAACGAGGTGGAAAGCATGAATTATGCAGCTGCCAATTCTTACTCCCTTATACTGCTTATTTTTTCTCTGCTGGTGTTACTTGCTGTCCACTCTTACCAACATTACAGAAACATCAATTTTTTATGA